A window of bacterium contains these coding sequences:
- the fmt gene encoding methionyl-tRNA formyltransferase, producing the protein MKRKIIFLGTSSFACPSIEILHNNHNLLAVVASSQPSPVKGLAYKLGIKVFDPATPNTPEFITILKDMNPEFFCLAAYGHILSGDFLKTPKFASINLHPSLLPKYRGAAPLQWAILNGDKNSGITTFIMDEKIDHGKILLQEKMEIGEEETFGELETRTSKIGAELFLKTIDNFDNLTPVPQNMENLTKAPKITKEMRKIDWNKPAKEIFNLIRALSPTPLTYTTLRNKELEIIRAGYSELSGKPGEVLQNKGKIIIGTAKNGIELKILKPQAKKEQTALDFINGYRPQIGEVLG; encoded by the coding sequence ATGAAACGGAAAATAATATTTTTGGGAACGTCTTCTTTTGCCTGTCCTTCAATAGAAATACTACACAATAATCATAACCTGCTCGCGGTTGTTGCATCGTCACAGCCCTCACCGGTAAAGGGACTTGCTTATAAACTGGGAATAAAAGTCTTTGACCCGGCTACACCAAACACGCCTGAGTTCATAACCATATTAAAAGATATGAACCCCGAGTTTTTCTGTTTGGCCGCTTACGGACATATTTTATCGGGAGATTTCCTTAAGACTCCTAAGTTTGCTTCCATAAACCTGCATCCTTCTTTATTACCTAAATACAGAGGAGCGGCGCCGTTACAATGGGCAATCTTAAACGGGGACAAAAACAGCGGTATAACTACTTTTATAATGGATGAAAAAATAGACCACGGAAAGATATTATTACAGGAAAAGATGGAAATCGGGGAAGAAGAAACTTTTGGTGAACTTGAAACACGAACCTCAAAAATAGGCGCAGAACTTTTCTTAAAAACTATTGATAACTTTGATAACCTAACCCCTGTGCCCCAAAATATGGAGAATCTTACAAAAGCGCCAAAGATAACAAAAGAAATGCGTAAAATAGATTGGAATAAACCTGCAAAAGAAATCTTTAATTTAATCAGAGCCCTCTCCCCCACACCTCTTACTTATACTACTTTAAGGAACAAAGAATTAGAGATTATCAGGGCTGGGTATTCCGAGTTGTCGGGAAAGCCCGGGGAAGTCTTACAAAATAAAGGGAAAATAATTATAGGCACGGCAAAGAATGGGATAGAGTTGAAAATTCTAAAACCTCAAGCCAAGAAAGAACAAACGGCGTTAGATTTTATAAACGGGTACCGACCACAGATTGGAGAAGTATTGGGGTAA
- a CDS encoding flavodoxin family protein — MKIVAINGSPRGKNSNTNVMVSAFLKGAKEAGAETINIFLAEKDIKYCRGCYCCWIKTPGKCAIDDDMLGVLSMLAGANVIVLATPVYFNNISGTLKVFMDRLAVTGNPLSKKDAKKENNVPSSPQATTKLMIMSNCGSSNKSQFEVVSSWIKKVTSLMRTDLIGEIYAAQGKNLSSTSEELRPAINKYLQLLENAGKEVAVELKLSKETEKLLEQGFI, encoded by the coding sequence GTGAAAATTGTAGCAATAAATGGAAGTCCAAGAGGAAAAAATAGTAATACCAATGTAATGGTGAGTGCATTTCTAAAAGGTGCGAAAGAAGCCGGAGCGGAGACTATAAATATATTTCTTGCAGAAAAAGACATCAAGTACTGCAGAGGGTGTTATTGCTGCTGGATAAAGACTCCCGGGAAGTGTGCAATCGATGATGATATGCTCGGAGTTTTATCTATGTTGGCGGGAGCAAATGTTATCGTTTTGGCTACGCCGGTTTATTTTAATAATATTTCCGGAACGTTGAAAGTTTTTATGGATAGACTGGCTGTAACCGGGAATCCTCTTTCCAAAAAGGATGCTAAAAAAGAAAATAATGTCCCATCATCCCCGCAAGCAACTACTAAACTTATGATAATGTCCAACTGTGGTTCCTCCAACAAATCTCAGTTTGAAGTAGTATCAAGCTGGATTAAAAAAGTAACGTCGTTAATGCGAACGGATTTAATTGGAGAGATTTATGCAGCGCAGGGAAAGAACCTGAGTTCAACATCGGAAGAACTCCGTCCCGCCATAAATAAGTATTTACAATTGTTAGAAAATGCCGGTAAAGAAGTTGCGGTTGAACTGAAATTATCTAAAGAAACCGAAAAATTATTAGAACAGGGATTTATTTAA
- the mtgA gene encoding monofunctional biosynthetic peptidoglycan transglycosylase, translated as MKFLPRRWWHWLWIIPILIIEISVIWVLLLRFIPPVITPLMLIRWTEGRITHKPVGISVKWKSIENISPCLMEAVIASEDQKFFHHNGFDWEAIDKAVKINERRKGRHMKGASTISMQTARNVFLWQERTWLRKGMEAYFTVLIESMWSKKRILEVYLNVIEWGPGIYGAESASRNFFDCHAKQLNLSESALMAAVLPNPRRWCPANPSPYILMRQENILRQIDYMGDLNLLYNLK; from the coding sequence ATGAAATTCCTTCCTCGAAGATGGTGGCACTGGCTATGGATAATCCCTATACTTATTATAGAAATAAGTGTTATCTGGGTGCTTTTGCTTCGTTTTATTCCCCCCGTTATAACGCCTCTTATGCTTATTCGTTGGACAGAAGGACGTATTACTCATAAACCTGTCGGGATTTCGGTTAAGTGGAAATCAATAGAAAATATCTCCCCTTGCCTTATGGAAGCCGTTATTGCAAGCGAAGACCAGAAATTTTTTCATCATAACGGTTTTGACTGGGAAGCCATAGATAAAGCAGTGAAAATAAATGAAAGACGTAAGGGCAGACATATGAAAGGCGCAAGCACTATTAGTATGCAAACGGCGCGTAATGTTTTTCTATGGCAGGAAAGGACATGGTTGAGGAAAGGAATGGAAGCGTATTTTACCGTTCTTATAGAATCAATGTGGTCAAAGAAACGAATTCTGGAAGTATATTTGAATGTTATTGAATGGGGGCCCGGAATTTATGGCGCAGAATCTGCATCCCGCAATTTTTTTGACTGTCACGCAAAACAATTAAATCTGTCCGAATCAGCTTTAATGGCAGCAGTTTTGCCTAACCCAAGACGTTGGTGCCCCGCTAATCCAAGTCCGTATATTTTAATGAGACAGGAAAATATCCTCCGTCAAATAGACTATATGGGAGACCTAAATTTGCTGTATAACTTAAAATAA
- the radC gene encoding DNA repair protein RadC, whose protein sequence is MKKEETNNLQKPVKDIRQLNGHRERLRDKFMRSGFAGFNDYEVIELLLTVGTPRKDCKAQAKEAIEKFKTIRGVLEASPEELRTIKGIGPGNIFGIKLIQKSTEELFKDRLFNEEIKYGEQIKFPKTLFDYLYSSMGFLEKEQFKVVFFDVKNRILATEDLFEGTINASSVWPREIIESAIKHSAVSVIFAHNHPSGDPNPSPSDRELTKNLVSALKPVDIKVLDHIVIGHNSYFSFAEKSLL, encoded by the coding sequence ATGAAAAAAGAAGAAACAAATAATCTGCAAAAACCGGTTAAAGATATTCGTCAATTAAATGGACATAGAGAACGGTTAAGAGACAAGTTTATGAGATCAGGATTCGCAGGTTTTAATGATTATGAAGTTATTGAACTTCTTCTTACGGTCGGAACTCCACGCAAAGACTGTAAAGCTCAGGCAAAAGAAGCTATTGAAAAATTCAAAACTATCAGAGGTGTTCTTGAAGCTTCTCCCGAAGAACTACGGACAATAAAAGGTATAGGTCCCGGCAATATATTTGGCATAAAACTTATACAAAAATCAACCGAAGAGCTTTTTAAGGATAGGTTATTTAACGAAGAAATTAAATACGGTGAACAAATAAAATTTCCCAAAACACTCTTTGATTATCTTTATTCATCTATGGGGTTTCTTGAAAAAGAACAATTCAAAGTTGTTTTTTTCGATGTAAAAAACAGGATTCTTGCAACCGAAGATTTATTTGAAGGCACTATAAATGCAAGTTCTGTCTGGCCCAGGGAAATTATAGAATCTGCTATCAAACACAGTGCGGTAAGCGTAATTTTTGCTCATAATCATCCAAGCGGTGATCCAAATCCCAGCCCAAGCGACCGTGAATTAACAAAAAATCTTGTTTCTGCGCTCAAACCAGTTGATATTAAAGTTTTAGACCATATTGTAATAGGTCATAACTCCTATTTCAGCTTCGCCGAAAAATCCTTATTATAA
- a CDS encoding CPBP family glutamic-type intramembrane protease has translation MKLNKRDYTLIGVCIAVSLIFGAVTAKYFHKAFPEASIDLKITSTDAHKIANEFLTKQGIKIDGFTQSTIFEYDDNSKTFLERELGLEQANKVMGSKVRLWRWKTRYFKPIQKEEFTLDVTSKGEIVGFEHLIKEEDSAKELTEQDARKIAETYIKEQIGLDTAKLNFLTSESEKRPNRLDWTFTWKTFEIKDAEYRIEVTVQGEKIGSYSEFLKVPEKWTRDYTKLRSLNNTAGAVDSVLFLLIGIAMFFGFIKNIKSKNIKWTVAANFGIIAAVLSFLSSINGMPLSLFFYDTTSSYGAFIGRNLLSALLGAFAIAAFISFLTASSEPVYRETYKSKISFSNLFKWQNIQSKQFFISIIVGLAMAFFFIGYQVIFYVFAQKLGAWSPAEIPYSDMLNTKAPWLFALIGGFEPAVFEEFMFRIFAIVLCKKIFKSTWIAVILSAFIWGFGHSAYPQQPFYIRGLEVGLAGILVGIIFIKFDILTVLIWHYTIDAFYTAFLLLRSHNSYFIVSGLLSAGVMLIPLIVCIVCYIKNKGFKTTDNLTNEKEGVSKIESIEKVESETISYDSSSGTKSFKIGIIIAIVFLCSLLIKTEKFGKFVSYEISKKESRAKADEFLKSKGVDPNKYKTVTFAESDIDHNAAKYILERQGIKGLNNLYGETIKPAVFCTRYFNILKEEEYNVYVSITGQVYSFKHIIAEADSGAEISKDSALIIGTNFLKGKGINLSANRQADRDEYELKETIPEKRKARLDYNIIWEAKKGIDKAKLRQKVTIQGNEVADYEQFMKIPEDWQREREKNTGFDIARKSIAILLFILLLGLALWSLRSEIKRIQWKIPFTVGGIFAGIQVLNRINNLPLIYQNYMTSIGLNIFNITTTIGIFMTILGVFFLSALCIGVIMALYPNVFEIFHTKKLPLFGKDAIVFSIIGLCLTLGITNVENFLNYKFPQFSNVPELTLPGYMDTSLPFLSTISLNLILVLLILTALAVGIHLLKYYNKKPAYLVLIIVLALFSFTDGKTIGENLFSLLSLLLSMGSMIILVKWVLRNNLLAYPLYFWMSIFGHSAYVFYTKSVYKTDSVILFVVAVLPLVWIYIASRKETRNS, from the coding sequence ATGAAACTTAATAAAAGAGATTATACGCTTATAGGCGTTTGTATTGCCGTTTCTTTAATATTTGGTGCGGTAACAGCCAAATACTTCCATAAAGCTTTTCCTGAAGCGTCTATTGATTTAAAAATAACCAGTACCGATGCCCACAAGATTGCAAACGAATTTCTAACGAAACAAGGAATAAAAATCGACGGGTTTACACAAAGCACCATTTTTGAATACGACGACAACTCCAAAACTTTTCTTGAAAGAGAATTAGGATTAGAACAGGCAAACAAAGTAATGGGGTCTAAAGTAAGACTATGGAGATGGAAAACAAGATACTTCAAACCGATTCAAAAGGAAGAATTCACCTTAGATGTAACTTCAAAAGGTGAAATAGTAGGTTTTGAACATTTAATAAAAGAAGAAGACAGCGCTAAAGAATTAACCGAACAGGATGCCCGAAAAATAGCCGAAACTTATATAAAAGAACAGATAGGTTTAGATACCGCCAAATTAAACTTTTTAACTTCCGAATCGGAAAAACGCCCCAACAGACTGGACTGGACTTTTACGTGGAAGACTTTTGAAATAAAAGACGCAGAATACAGAATAGAAGTAACCGTACAGGGAGAGAAAATCGGGAGTTACAGTGAGTTCCTGAAAGTTCCTGAAAAATGGACAAGAGATTATACGAAACTCCGTTCTTTAAATAATACTGCCGGAGCGGTTGATTCGGTTCTTTTCTTGTTAATCGGCATTGCAATGTTCTTTGGATTTATAAAAAATATAAAGAGTAAGAACATTAAATGGACGGTTGCAGCAAATTTTGGAATAATTGCCGCCGTTTTATCGTTTCTCTCATCAATTAACGGGATGCCTCTCAGTTTATTTTTCTATGACACGACTTCATCTTACGGAGCTTTTATAGGCAGAAATTTATTATCTGCCCTGTTAGGCGCATTCGCTATTGCGGCTTTTATTTCTTTTTTAACCGCAAGTAGTGAACCGGTTTACAGGGAAACTTACAAATCCAAAATCTCTTTTAGCAATCTTTTCAAGTGGCAAAACATCCAGAGTAAACAATTTTTCATCAGCATAATTGTTGGCCTTGCGATGGCTTTCTTCTTCATAGGATACCAGGTTATATTCTATGTTTTTGCGCAGAAACTCGGCGCATGGTCGCCTGCGGAAATTCCATACTCCGATATGCTGAACACGAAGGCGCCGTGGTTATTCGCTTTAATCGGAGGGTTTGAACCGGCAGTATTTGAAGAATTTATGTTCAGAATATTTGCAATTGTTCTATGCAAAAAGATATTCAAATCCACATGGATTGCCGTTATCCTTTCTGCATTTATATGGGGATTCGGGCATTCGGCATACCCTCAGCAACCTTTTTACATAAGAGGACTGGAAGTCGGATTAGCGGGTATTCTTGTTGGTATTATTTTCATAAAATTTGATATACTTACCGTTCTTATATGGCACTACACAATAGATGCTTTTTATACGGCATTTCTATTATTACGCTCTCATAATTCGTATTTTATAGTATCAGGGCTATTATCGGCAGGAGTAATGCTTATTCCTTTAATTGTATGCATAGTTTGTTATATTAAGAATAAAGGATTTAAAACGACGGATAACCTGACTAATGAAAAAGAAGGCGTATCAAAGATAGAATCCATAGAAAAAGTGGAATCGGAAACCATTAGTTATGATAGTTCATCAGGGACAAAATCATTTAAGATAGGGATTATCATAGCAATCGTATTTTTATGCAGTTTATTGATTAAAACGGAAAAGTTCGGCAAGTTTGTAAGTTATGAGATTTCAAAAAAAGAAAGCAGGGCAAAAGCGGATGAATTCCTTAAATCCAAAGGAGTTGACCCAAATAAATATAAAACGGTTACTTTTGCGGAATCGGATATAGACCACAACGCGGCTAAATATATTCTTGAAAGACAGGGAATAAAGGGATTAAATAATCTATACGGGGAAACAATAAAACCTGCCGTATTCTGCACAAGATATTTCAATATACTAAAAGAAGAGGAATATAATGTGTACGTATCCATTACAGGACAGGTATATAGTTTTAAACATATAATAGCAGAAGCAGATAGCGGAGCGGAAATAAGTAAAGATTCTGCACTAATAATAGGTACTAATTTTTTGAAAGGAAAGGGAATAAATCTTTCCGCCAACAGACAGGCGGACAGGGATGAATACGAACTGAAAGAAACAATCCCCGAGAAACGGAAAGCAAGACTTGATTATAACATTATATGGGAAGCGAAAAAAGGGATTGATAAAGCAAAACTCAGGCAGAAAGTAACAATACAGGGAAACGAAGTTGCGGATTATGAGCAGTTTATGAAAATCCCCGAAGACTGGCAAAGGGAAAGGGAAAAGAACACGGGTTTTGACATTGCCCGTAAATCAATAGCAATATTGCTTTTCATTCTGTTATTAGGATTGGCATTATGGTCATTACGAAGCGAAATTAAACGAATACAGTGGAAAATACCGTTTACCGTTGGAGGAATATTTGCGGGTATACAGGTATTAAACAGGATAAATAATTTACCCTTGATATACCAGAATTATATGACTTCTATTGGATTAAATATATTTAATATAACTACAACCATCGGCATCTTTATGACAATATTGGGTGTATTCTTCCTTTCAGCCTTATGCATTGGTGTTATAATGGCGTTATATCCAAATGTTTTTGAAATATTCCATACTAAAAAATTACCTTTATTCGGGAAAGATGCAATTGTATTCAGCATTATTGGCTTATGCCTTACCCTCGGGATTACGAATGTGGAAAATTTCTTAAACTATAAATTTCCGCAATTCAGTAACGTTCCTGAACTTACATTACCGGGGTATATGGATACCTCTTTGCCTTTCCTGTCTACCATATCATTAAATCTTATATTAGTCTTGCTTATTTTGACTGCGTTGGCAGTAGGAATACATTTGCTTAAATACTACAACAAGAAACCTGCTTATTTAGTTCTCATAATTGTTTTAGCGTTATTTAGTTTTACTGACGGAAAAACTATAGGCGAGAACTTATTCAGTCTGTTATCGTTATTGTTAAGCATGGGGTCAATGATTATACTTGTTAAATGGGTTTTGAGAAACAATCTATTGGCATACCCGTTATATTTCTGGATGTCAATTTTCGGGCACAGCGCTTATGTTTTTTATACTAAATCCGTATATAAAACTGATTCGGTGATATTATTTGTAGTAGCCGTATTGCCGTTAGTATGGATATACATTGCGAGTAGAAAAGAGACAAGAAATTCATAA